A stretch of the Halomonas sp. BDJS001 genome encodes the following:
- a CDS encoding NADH:ubiquinone reductase (Na(+)-transporting) subunit B, producing MMGIQQTLQNIEPHFHKGGKYEKFYPLFEAVDTIFYTPPSVAKTTAHVRDGVDLKRIMITVWLCTFPAMLFGMWNAGWQANTAIDAGYASMGGWREAIMMTLSSGHDANSLWANFVLGATYFLPIYLVTFVVGGFWEVLFAIKRGHEVNEGFFVTSVLFALILPATIPLWQVALGITFGVVIGKEIFGGTGKNFLNPALTGRAFLYFAYPAQISGDSVWVAADGYTGATALSMAFQDGMSALTDAFSWWDAFLGFMPGSVGEVSTLAIFIGAAVLLWTGIASWRIMLGVFLGMVVTSTLFNLIGSDTNPMFAMPWYWHLVIGGFAFGMVFMATDPVSASMTNQGRLLFGALIGVMTVLIRVVNPAFPEGIMLAILFANLFAPLIDHFFVQANIKRRVKRTGVPAEETA from the coding sequence ATGATGGGTATTCAACAGACACTCCAAAATATCGAGCCGCATTTCCACAAAGGCGGAAAGTACGAAAAGTTCTATCCGCTGTTTGAAGCGGTCGATACAATTTTCTACACACCGCCGAGCGTGGCCAAAACCACTGCTCACGTGCGCGATGGTGTCGATCTTAAGCGCATCATGATTACCGTCTGGCTGTGCACCTTCCCAGCGATGCTGTTCGGTATGTGGAACGCCGGCTGGCAGGCTAACACCGCCATCGATGCGGGCTACGCCTCTATGGGAGGCTGGCGCGAAGCGATTATGATGACGCTGTCGTCAGGACATGATGCAAATAGTCTTTGGGCTAATTTTGTTCTCGGCGCCACCTACTTCCTCCCCATCTATCTGGTCACCTTTGTGGTCGGTGGTTTTTGGGAGGTGTTGTTTGCTATCAAGCGTGGACACGAAGTTAACGAAGGCTTCTTCGTTACCTCGGTGCTGTTTGCCTTGATTCTACCGGCGACTATTCCGCTTTGGCAGGTTGCCCTGGGCATCACCTTTGGTGTGGTGATTGGTAAAGAGATCTTCGGTGGCACGGGTAAGAATTTCTTGAACCCCGCGCTAACAGGCCGTGCCTTTCTTTACTTTGCCTACCCAGCGCAAATCTCAGGTGACTCTGTGTGGGTAGCCGCCGATGGCTACACCGGTGCCACGGCACTCTCTATGGCGTTCCAGGACGGTATGTCTGCGCTGACCGATGCCTTCAGCTGGTGGGATGCCTTCCTTGGCTTTATGCCCGGTTCAGTGGGCGAGGTCTCAACGCTGGCGATCTTTATCGGCGCGGCTGTATTGCTGTGGACAGGAATTGCCTCTTGGCGAATCATGCTGGGTGTGTTCCTGGGCATGGTGGTTACCAGTACCCTGTTTAACCTGATCGGCTCTGACACCAACCCGATGTTTGCCATGCCATGGTACTGGCACCTGGTGATCGGCGGTTTCGCCTTCGGTATGGTGTTCATGGCCACCGACCCCGTCTCAGCCTCGATGACCAATCAAGGTCGCCTGCTGTTTGGCGCGCTGATTGGTGTGATGACCGTCCTGATTCGCGTTGTGAACCCGGCTTTCCCGGAAGGCATCATGCTGGCGATCTTATTCGCTAACCTGTTTGCGCCGTTGATTGACCATTTCTTCGTCCAGGCCAACATTAAGCGTCGCGTTAAGCGTACCGGCGTACCGGCTGAGGAGACTGCCTAA
- the sthA gene encoding Si-specific NAD(P)(+) transhydrogenase, producing MAVHNYDVVVIGTGPAGESAAINAAKHGKRVAIIEKQAQVGGNCTHWGTIPSKALRHQVKQIMAFNTNRMFRDIGEPRWFSFPKVMERSRGTIDKQVEMRTTFYARNRIDLFHGVARFKDEHTLLVRDRQEGMEELVAKKFVIATGSRPYRPADINFRHPRIYCSDTILSLLHTPRTLIIFGAGVIGCEYASIFSGLGVKVDLINNRDSLLSFLDDEISDALSYHLRKHGVLVRHNEEYESVEGDESGVVVRLKSGKKIRADAFLWANGRTGNTDSLGLENIGLTANGRGQLSVDEHYRTAVSHIYAAGDVIGWPSLASAAYDQGLNSCNELLDKEYRFVSDVPTGIYTIPEISSFGPNERELTEAKVPYEVGKAFFKDTARAQITGDTVGMLKILFHQDTLEILGIHCFGDQASEILHIGQAIMQQEGAANTLKYFVNTTFNYPTMAEAYRVAAQNGLNRVF from the coding sequence ATGGCGGTTCACAATTACGATGTTGTGGTGATCGGTACGGGGCCTGCAGGGGAGAGTGCTGCCATCAACGCTGCCAAGCATGGCAAGCGTGTTGCGATTATTGAGAAGCAGGCGCAGGTAGGGGGTAACTGCACTCACTGGGGGACGATCCCGTCCAAAGCGTTGCGCCATCAGGTTAAACAGATCATGGCGTTCAACACCAACCGTATGTTCCGCGATATTGGTGAGCCACGCTGGTTCTCTTTTCCCAAAGTGATGGAGCGCTCGCGGGGTACCATCGATAAGCAGGTAGAGATGCGCACGACTTTTTATGCGCGTAACCGTATTGATCTTTTCCACGGTGTTGCTCGTTTTAAAGATGAGCATACCCTGTTGGTTCGTGACCGTCAGGAAGGTATGGAAGAATTAGTGGCTAAGAAGTTTGTGATTGCCACTGGTTCACGCCCCTATCGTCCAGCGGATATCAACTTCCGCCACCCACGTATTTACTGCTCTGACACCATATTAAGCCTCTTGCATACCCCGCGAACCCTTATCATTTTTGGGGCCGGGGTGATTGGCTGTGAATACGCATCGATCTTTTCGGGCCTGGGTGTCAAAGTTGATCTCATTAATAACCGAGATAGCTTGCTATCGTTTCTGGACGACGAGATTAGTGATGCGCTCTCTTACCATTTGCGCAAGCACGGGGTGTTGGTTCGACATAACGAAGAGTATGAAAGTGTTGAGGGCGATGAGTCAGGCGTCGTTGTGCGTCTCAAGTCGGGCAAGAAAATTCGCGCCGACGCTTTTTTGTGGGCCAATGGGCGAACCGGTAATACCGACAGTTTAGGCCTTGAGAATATTGGCTTAACGGCTAATGGGCGTGGTCAATTAAGCGTTGATGAGCACTACCGTACCGCGGTTTCCCATATCTACGCAGCCGGCGATGTGATTGGCTGGCCGAGTTTGGCGAGCGCGGCTTACGATCAGGGTTTGAATTCGTGCAATGAGTTGCTCGATAAAGAGTATCGCTTTGTGAGTGATGTGCCCACCGGGATTTATACCATCCCCGAGATCAGCTCGTTTGGGCCCAATGAACGGGAGCTTACGGAAGCAAAAGTGCCTTACGAGGTAGGCAAAGCGTTCTTTAAAGATACCGCCAGGGCGCAGATTACGGGTGATACCGTGGGCATGTTGAAAATTCTTTTCCATCAGGACACATTGGAAATACTCGGCATTCACTGTTTTGGCGATCAGGCCTCCGAGATTCTGCATATCGGCCAAGCCATAATGCAGCAAGAGGGCGCTGCCAATACGCTGAAGTATTTTGTAAATACCACCTTTAACTACCCCACGATGGCAGAAGCCTACCGCGTGGCGGCTCAGAACGGTTTAAATCGGGTTTTCTAA
- the nqrM gene encoding (Na+)-NQR maturation NqrM, translated as MTIWLLVLGFMALIMGAMAVGVIMGRKPIAGSCGGLNQIGMKDGCDICGGKDEVCEEENRKRGGVRRRSDESRGADLGYDATRR; from the coding sequence ATGACGATTTGGCTGCTGGTACTCGGCTTTATGGCGCTGATAATGGGGGCGATGGCCGTGGGCGTCATTATGGGCCGCAAACCGATTGCCGGTTCATGCGGTGGTTTGAATCAAATCGGCATGAAAGATGGCTGCGATATTTGCGGTGGCAAAGACGAGGTTTGTGAAGAAGAGAATCGTAAGCGTGGTGGCGTGCGCCGCCGTAGCGACGAGAGCCGCGGTGCCGATTTGGGCTACGATGCCACACGCCGGTAA
- the nqrF gene encoding NADH:ubiquinone reductase (Na(+)-transporting) subunit F codes for MVDTTVILLGVVMFTVIVISLTAIILAARSKLVSSGDVTIEVNGDPEHTLKTQAGGKLLNTLAANGIFLSSACGGGGSCAQCKCRVEEGGGSILPTEESHFTMREKKEGWRLSCQVPVKQDMKVEVPEEVFGVKKWECEVIANPNVATFIKELNLKLPEGEEVAFRAGGYVQLVAPPYDVKFSDFDIEEEYRGDWEKFDMFKISHKNNEEVIRAYSMANYPDEKGILKFNIRIATPPPGTDHPPGLMSTYVFSLKEGDKVTVMGPFGEFFARDTDAEMIFIGGGAGMAPMRSHIFDQLKRLKTDRKITFWYGARSWRETFYNEEYDQLAEEFPNFEWHLALSDPQPEDNWEGPTGFIHNVLYENYLKDHPAPEDCEYYMCGPPMMNASVIKLLLDMGVEPENILLDDFGG; via the coding sequence ATGGTTGATACAACAGTCATCTTGCTCGGTGTTGTCATGTTCACGGTCATCGTTATTAGCTTAACGGCGATCATTCTGGCAGCGCGAAGCAAGCTTGTGAGTAGCGGGGACGTGACCATTGAAGTCAACGGCGACCCCGAACACACTTTGAAGACCCAGGCCGGTGGTAAGCTGCTCAACACGCTTGCCGCTAACGGCATTTTTCTCTCTTCCGCCTGTGGCGGCGGTGGTTCTTGTGCTCAGTGTAAGTGCCGGGTAGAAGAGGGCGGCGGCTCTATTTTGCCGACCGAAGAATCGCACTTCACCATGCGTGAGAAGAAAGAGGGCTGGCGCCTCTCCTGTCAGGTACCTGTAAAACAGGACATGAAGGTAGAAGTGCCTGAAGAAGTCTTCGGGGTGAAGAAGTGGGAATGCGAGGTTATCGCTAACCCCAACGTTGCCACCTTTATCAAAGAGCTGAACCTGAAACTACCTGAAGGCGAAGAAGTTGCCTTCCGCGCCGGTGGCTACGTCCAGCTGGTTGCGCCCCCTTATGATGTCAAATTCTCTGATTTTGATATTGAAGAGGAGTACCGGGGTGACTGGGAAAAATTTGATATGTTCAAAATTTCCCATAAGAACAACGAGGAAGTGATTCGCGCCTACTCCATGGCGAATTACCCGGATGAGAAGGGTATCCTCAAGTTCAATATTCGTATCGCTACGCCGCCTCCCGGCACTGACCACCCCCCCGGCTTGATGTCGACTTACGTCTTCAGCCTTAAAGAGGGCGATAAGGTCACTGTGATGGGGCCGTTCGGCGAGTTCTTTGCCCGTGATACTGATGCTGAGATGATCTTTATCGGTGGTGGTGCGGGTATGGCGCCGATGCGCAGTCACATCTTCGATCAACTGAAGCGCTTGAAGACTGATCGTAAGATTACCTTCTGGTACGGCGCTCGCTCCTGGCGTGAAACCTTCTACAACGAAGAGTATGACCAGTTAGCCGAAGAGTTCCCCAACTTTGAGTGGCACTTAGCACTATCCGATCCCCAGCCGGAAGATAACTGGGAAGGGCCGACAGGCTTTATCCATAACGTGCTGTACGAAAACTATCTGAAGGATCACCCAGCGCCTGAAGATTGTGAATACTACATGTGTGGGCCGCCAATGATGAACGCCTCGGTTATCAAGCTGCTGCTTGATATGGGCGTTGAGCCGGAAAATATCCTGTTGGATGATTTCGGTGGCTAA
- the nqrE gene encoding NADH:ubiquinone reductase (Na(+)-transporting) subunit E, which yields MEHYLSLFVASVFVENMALAFFLGMCTFLAVSKKVSSAIGLGIAVIVVLTVTVPVNNLVYTFLLQEGALTWTGISGAENIDLSFLGLLSYIGVIAALVQIMEMFLDKYVPALYNALGVFLPLITVNCAILGGVLFMVERSYNFGEAVVYGFGAGTGWALAIAALAGIREKLKYSDVPGGLQGLGITFITVGLMSLGFMSFSGIQL from the coding sequence ATGGAACATTATCTGAGTCTTTTTGTTGCCTCGGTGTTTGTTGAGAACATGGCACTGGCCTTCTTCCTGGGGATGTGTACTTTCTTGGCGGTGTCCAAAAAAGTCTCCTCAGCGATTGGCCTGGGTATCGCTGTTATTGTGGTGCTGACTGTCACCGTACCGGTTAACAACCTCGTCTATACCTTCTTGCTGCAGGAAGGTGCGTTGACCTGGACTGGTATCAGCGGTGCTGAAAATATTGATTTGTCCTTCCTTGGTTTGCTCTCCTATATCGGCGTTATCGCTGCGCTGGTACAAATCATGGAGATGTTCCTTGATAAGTACGTGCCAGCGCTTTACAACGCGCTAGGGGTATTCCTGCCGCTGATTACCGTTAACTGCGCCATTCTTGGTGGTGTGCTGTTTATGGTAGAGCGTAGCTATAACTTCGGTGAAGCCGTGGTCTATGGCTTTGGTGCGGGTACCGGTTGGGCACTGGCCATTGCGGCCCTGGCGGGTATTCGTGAAAAGCTGAAGTACAGCGATGTGCCGGGTGGCCTGCAAGGGCTGGGCATTACTTTCATCACCGTGGGGCTGATGTCGTTGGGCTTTATGTCCTTCTCGGGCATTCAGCTTTAA
- a CDS encoding PA2778 family cysteine peptidase produces the protein MTYLFSNARFAGVFIMLLLLSGCARNPVLLQSTYQALPPHTEITSVPFYAQTEYQCGPATLAMVLNHQGVDTGVDELIPQVFLPGRDGSVQPEMLATVRRHERLAFPIRGTMDALLNHLAAGDPVVVMQNLSLPIYPMWHYAVAIGYDLPNETLILRSGEIERHTLSFSRFDATWARTERWGFVVAEPGTLPAGISARNALEAISAYEETHGPRATLSSWQAFVARHPANAIGQFALGNAFYADQQPDNARKAFERATELDEAMGAAWLNLGLVLLQSESPDAAREALTQAASLEGSWQEKARLALDSLKSN, from the coding sequence ATGACCTATCTGTTTTCCAACGCCCGCTTTGCGGGCGTTTTTATTATGCTGTTACTGCTCAGCGGCTGTGCGCGAAACCCGGTATTACTGCAAAGCACCTATCAAGCGCTACCGCCTCATACAGAAATCACCAGCGTGCCGTTTTATGCCCAAACGGAATATCAGTGTGGCCCTGCCACGCTGGCAATGGTGCTCAACCATCAGGGTGTCGACACTGGCGTTGACGAGCTGATTCCTCAGGTATTTCTGCCTGGGCGCGATGGCAGTGTGCAGCCTGAAATGCTGGCCACGGTGCGGCGCCATGAGCGGCTTGCGTTTCCTATTCGCGGCACCATGGATGCCTTGTTAAACCATTTGGCAGCGGGCGACCCGGTGGTGGTCATGCAAAATTTGTCGTTGCCAATTTACCCAATGTGGCACTACGCCGTCGCCATTGGCTACGACCTACCCAATGAAACGCTTATTCTGCGTAGCGGAGAAATTGAGCGGCATACACTGTCGTTTAGCCGTTTCGATGCCACCTGGGCACGTACTGAGCGCTGGGGATTTGTAGTGGCAGAGCCTGGTACGCTACCGGCGGGTATTAGCGCCCGTAATGCCTTAGAAGCAATTAGCGCCTACGAAGAGACCCACGGGCCACGTGCAACGCTCTCAAGCTGGCAAGCGTTTGTGGCACGTCACCCGGCTAACGCAATAGGGCAGTTTGCGCTGGGCAACGCCTTTTATGCTGACCAGCAACCCGACAACGCCCGCAAAGCGTTTGAGCGAGCAACCGAACTGGATGAAGCGATGGGTGCTGCATGGCTAAATCTGGGTCTTGTACTGCTGCAAAGCGAGTCCCCAGACGCGGCCCGTGAAGCGTTAACCCAGGCCGCATCTCTTGAGGGTAGCTGGCAAGAAAAAGCGCGCTTAGCCCTGGACTCCTTAAAAAGCAATTAA
- a CDS encoding sensor domain-containing diguanylate cyclase translates to MMRRFLRQPGGRLASIFTALLFAMSAVMGSYLYSACQKASADYTTLMSDIVLAQQATPQLRAALEESSRLPDSEHIQYIDYFISLSKQHLNNIQRSIERHRYLIADVEYLNTHFSELNSRLSNLKQQAQEAQQRPELRDPLQRMAIEVGGAQSWLYNQLLEKVRAISVQQRLVMQRLSIAVSALLVLMVSAAITLCLAVIYLQHQRNIMHRLMLTDELTGLYNRRHLVNVASAALIQAQRDQVPLSLLLLDLDHFKQINDNYGHPTGDEVLRQISQLLRQLSRPADTLARIGGEEFCLLMPSTTTHDALQAADRLRREVEVNTFRGIDLHAHPTVSIGVTTCQSGSLSFEQLYSFADKALYQAKALGRNRVESLLPPGEPPTYTEAQACTHILIRESSDS, encoded by the coding sequence ATGATGCGTCGCTTTCTTCGTCAGCCTGGCGGACGCTTAGCATCCATTTTTACTGCCCTCCTCTTCGCGATGTCGGCTGTGATGGGTAGCTACCTCTACAGTGCGTGCCAAAAAGCCAGTGCTGACTACACCACGCTGATGAGTGACATAGTCTTGGCCCAGCAAGCCACACCTCAGTTACGTGCCGCCCTGGAGGAAAGCAGCCGCTTACCTGACAGCGAACATATTCAATACATCGATTATTTTATTTCACTCTCCAAGCAGCATTTAAATAACATACAGCGCAGTATTGAGCGCCATCGATATCTCATCGCGGATGTTGAATATCTCAATACGCATTTCAGCGAGCTTAATAGCCGCCTTTCAAACCTAAAACAGCAAGCACAAGAAGCCCAGCAGCGCCCAGAGCTTCGTGACCCGTTACAGCGCATGGCCATTGAAGTCGGCGGCGCTCAGTCTTGGCTGTATAACCAACTGCTGGAAAAGGTTCGGGCCATATCCGTTCAACAGCGCTTAGTCATGCAGCGACTCTCGATCGCTGTAAGTGCGCTACTGGTGTTGATGGTCAGCGCTGCAATCACGCTCTGCCTGGCCGTCATTTACCTACAACATCAGCGCAACATTATGCATCGTTTAATGCTAACCGATGAGTTGACGGGGCTCTATAACCGGCGACATTTGGTTAATGTAGCCTCAGCAGCGCTCATCCAGGCACAGCGCGATCAAGTACCACTTAGCCTGCTGCTATTAGATCTTGACCACTTTAAGCAGATTAATGATAACTACGGCCACCCAACCGGCGATGAGGTGCTTCGCCAGATCAGTCAACTGCTTCGTCAGCTTAGCCGCCCTGCGGATACATTAGCGAGAATCGGTGGAGAGGAGTTCTGTTTATTGATGCCCAGCACGACGACCCATGATGCGCTACAGGCGGCGGATCGGCTACGCCGGGAGGTTGAAGTTAATACCTTTAGGGGGATCGACCTACATGCCCACCCGACCGTTAGTATCGGCGTGACGACATGCCAAAGCGGTTCGCTGTCGTTTGAACAGCTTTACTCGTTTGCCGATAAAGCGCTCTACCAGGCTAAAGCGTTGGGGCGTAACAGGGTTGAAAGCCTGCTACCCCCTGGGGAACCCCCAACCTATACCGAGGCACAAGCTTGCACTCATATTCTCATCCGCGAATCTAGCGACTCTTAA
- a CDS encoding twin-arginine translocation signal domain-containing protein — MNRRTFLTASIAASAAMLLSGCGFRLRGTESLPTLPTLALEGDNNSAVAQQVASRLQQLGTQVAADAPWRVTLGTPALSERRLGGDGRASREHELVLSIRLSVQERASNAYHINNQTLSTDTRIRVSDDDLLNRETLMMEAEQTLSRQLADRIIERLAYVEGMQ, encoded by the coding sequence ATGAACCGACGCACATTTTTAACCGCTAGCATCGCCGCCTCGGCGGCGATGCTGCTTAGCGGCTGTGGGTTTCGGCTACGCGGCACTGAGTCGCTGCCTACGCTGCCCACTCTTGCCTTAGAAGGCGACAACAATAGTGCCGTCGCCCAGCAGGTCGCTTCGCGGCTTCAACAGTTAGGCACTCAGGTAGCCGCTGATGCGCCCTGGCGGGTTACGCTGGGCACGCCTGCCTTAAGCGAACGCCGCTTGGGGGGTGATGGTCGGGCAAGCCGCGAGCACGAGTTAGTGCTCAGCATTCGCCTCTCGGTACAGGAGCGAGCTTCCAATGCCTATCACATCAATAACCAGACCCTGTCGACAGATACGCGTATTCGGGTCAGCGATGACGACCTGCTCAACCGTGAAACGCTGATGATGGAAGCTGAGCAAACGCTTTCACGTCAGCTCGCTGATCGCATTATCGAACGCCTGGCTTACGTTGAGGGTATGCAGTGA
- a CDS encoding PA2779 family protein: MKTLRAYLSTLLIAVLVITSLPVAAAPAATQSMDLVSTQSVLSADRAGADRERINEILARADVQDQLVKQGVDLDEVEARVAALSDAEAQQMAEQLEQLPAGAGVVGALFAVFIILLVTDILGLTDVYPFTR; encoded by the coding sequence ATGAAAACATTGCGTGCTTACCTCTCTACCCTGCTGATTGCAGTGCTCGTTATTACCAGCTTACCCGTTGCTGCTGCCCCCGCTGCAACTCAATCCATGGATTTGGTCTCTACCCAATCTGTTTTGTCAGCTGACCGTGCTGGCGCTGATCGCGAACGGATTAACGAGATTCTGGCCCGCGCCGATGTGCAAGATCAACTGGTAAAACAGGGTGTTGATCTAGATGAAGTCGAAGCCCGTGTTGCCGCTCTAAGCGATGCAGAAGCACAGCAGATGGCGGAACAGCTTGAACAGTTGCCAGCCGGTGCTGGCGTTGTAGGCGCGTTATTCGCTGTTTTCATTATTTTGCTGGTCACCGATATTCTCGGCCTAACCGACGTTTATCCGTTTACTCGCTAA
- the holA gene encoding DNA polymerase III subunit delta: MKVFADQLPAALAKKLPRVVIVAGDEPLQHRDACDAVRAAARQAGVEEREVLDVEPNFAWGRLMEMSSNLSLFATSKLLELRLGNHKLGQEGSKALAQYAETLDNSDDVLLIGMGKLDAKQQKSAWFKALDKHGLFVPVWPVDASRLGYWLRDRASLHGLQIDLEAARLLGERTEGNLLAADQELQKLALIHPQGTRLNVESIAQGVEDSTRFDVFNLADACLKGEPSRASRIVNGLRSEGVEAPIVLWALSRELRTLLSLHQHLDQGQSFEHACKTQKPMIFDKRRPAYQKAIGRLPMKRLHKLLLMAQRLDLAVKGAATVPLWPGLHDLAMTMAGGRGLLSESAWTYRISANN, encoded by the coding sequence GTGAAGGTATTTGCTGATCAGCTGCCCGCTGCGTTGGCAAAAAAGCTTCCCCGCGTAGTGATCGTAGCGGGGGACGAGCCCTTGCAGCATCGCGACGCCTGCGATGCGGTGAGAGCCGCCGCGCGTCAAGCAGGCGTTGAAGAGCGCGAAGTGCTCGACGTGGAGCCCAATTTCGCCTGGGGTCGCTTGATGGAGATGTCGAGCAATCTCTCGCTGTTTGCGACCAGCAAGCTGCTGGAGTTGCGCTTAGGCAATCACAAGTTGGGCCAGGAAGGCAGTAAAGCGTTAGCGCAGTACGCCGAAACCCTGGATAACAGCGATGACGTTTTGCTTATTGGCATGGGCAAGCTGGATGCCAAGCAGCAGAAAAGCGCCTGGTTTAAAGCGCTGGATAAGCACGGCCTGTTTGTACCGGTATGGCCAGTGGACGCTTCCCGCTTAGGCTATTGGCTGCGGGATCGTGCTTCGCTGCACGGTTTACAAATTGATCTGGAAGCCGCTCGCCTGCTGGGTGAGCGCACCGAAGGCAATTTGTTGGCCGCCGATCAGGAGCTGCAAAAACTGGCGCTGATTCATCCCCAGGGCACCCGCTTGAACGTCGAGAGCATCGCCCAGGGCGTGGAAGACAGCACCCGCTTTGATGTCTTCAATCTGGCCGATGCCTGCTTGAAAGGCGAACCCAGCCGCGCTTCGCGCATTGTGAATGGACTGCGCAGTGAAGGCGTTGAGGCACCTATAGTGCTGTGGGCGCTTAGCCGTGAGCTACGCACGCTGCTGTCGCTGCATCAGCACCTGGATCAAGGCCAGAGCTTTGAGCACGCCTGCAAAACCCAAAAGCCAATGATTTTCGATAAGCGCCGCCCCGCTTACCAGAAAGCCATTGGCCGCCTGCCCATGAAGCGACTGCATAAATTGCTTTTAATGGCTCAACGCCTCGATTTAGCCGTTAAGGGTGCGGCAACGGTACCGTTATGGCCCGGTCTACACGATCTGGCCATGACCATGGCCGGGGGCCGCGGACTGCTCTCAGAGTCCGCCTGGACTTATCGCATTAGTGCAAATAATTAG
- a CDS encoding Na(+)-translocating NADH-quinone reductase subunit C, which produces MAQGNNSIKKVLIVAFSLCIVCSVIVSTAAVALRPMQQLNQELDRKTNILNVAKLYEPGMDVEKVFSEEITARVVELDTGEYSDEYDPDTYDSFEAARDPASGRTLSGDTDIAGLSRVENYATVYLIGDEEDPEQIVLPIRGQGLWGLMRGFLAVEGDGNTIVSITYYEHSETPGLGAEVNNPRWQAQWEGKKIYDEEGDLSPEIHLTKGGASDEYEVDALSGATLTSNGVTNMLQFWLSEEAFGPYLAKFRSGTEPEDAEETDTNFEDVEGA; this is translated from the coding sequence ATGGCACAAGGTAACAACTCCATCAAGAAAGTCCTGATAGTGGCGTTCTCGCTTTGTATTGTGTGCTCCGTCATTGTCTCGACAGCAGCGGTCGCTTTGCGGCCCATGCAGCAGCTTAACCAGGAGCTGGATCGTAAAACGAATATCTTAAACGTTGCCAAGCTTTACGAACCCGGCATGGACGTTGAAAAGGTATTTAGCGAAGAGATCACCGCTCGGGTTGTTGAGCTCGACACGGGTGAGTACTCCGATGAGTATGATCCGGATACTTACGACAGCTTTGAAGCCGCTCGTGACCCGGCTTCGGGGCGCACGCTCTCTGGCGATACCGATATTGCTGGCCTATCGCGGGTCGAAAACTATGCCACGGTTTACCTGATTGGTGATGAAGAGGATCCGGAGCAGATCGTGCTACCGATTCGTGGACAGGGGCTCTGGGGGTTAATGCGTGGTTTCCTGGCCGTAGAGGGTGATGGCAATACCATTGTCAGTATCACCTATTACGAGCACAGTGAAACACCTGGCCTGGGCGCTGAAGTTAACAACCCGCGCTGGCAAGCTCAGTGGGAAGGCAAGAAGATTTACGATGAAGAGGGCGACCTCTCACCGGAAATTCACCTGACCAAAGGCGGCGCCAGTGACGAATACGAAGTCGATGCGCTATCTGGCGCTACGCTAACCAGTAACGGCGTAACGAATATGCTGCAATTCTGGCTGAGCGAAGAAGCATTCGGTCCCTATTTGGCTAAATTCCGCAGCGGCACGGAGCCGGAAGACGCCGAAGAGACCGATACCAACTTCGAAGACGTTGAGGGGGCCTGA
- a CDS encoding NADH:ubiquinone reductase (Na(+)-transporting) subunit D, whose protein sequence is MADVNAKGVLTAPIFKNNPIALQILGICSALAVTTSMSVSLVMALAVIFVTAFSNLFVSLIRNHIPSSIRIIVQMTIIASLVIVVDQILKAYAYEMSKQLSVFVGLIITNCIVMGRAEGFAMSNTPGMSFLDGIGNGLGYGFVLMVVGFFRELLGAGSVFGITILQTVQNGGWYVPNGLLLLPPSAFFIIGLLIWVLRSVNPEQVEDNEFKMKENTKPKEAV, encoded by the coding sequence ATGGCGGACGTAAATGCAAAAGGCGTTTTAACGGCGCCGATTTTCAAGAACAACCCCATTGCGCTGCAAATTCTGGGGATCTGTTCGGCACTTGCGGTAACCACCAGTATGAGCGTATCGCTCGTTATGGCGTTGGCGGTTATTTTCGTAACGGCATTCTCAAATCTGTTCGTATCGTTGATCAGGAATCATATTCCTTCTTCGATTCGTATCATCGTGCAGATGACGATTATTGCCTCACTGGTTATCGTGGTTGATCAGATTCTCAAAGCGTATGCCTATGAGATGTCCAAGCAGCTCTCGGTCTTTGTGGGTTTGATCATCACTAACTGTATCGTCATGGGTCGCGCTGAAGGCTTTGCGATGTCCAATACGCCGGGTATGTCGTTTCTTGACGGTATCGGCAATGGTCTGGGCTATGGCTTTGTTCTCATGGTGGTAGGTTTCTTCCGTGAACTGCTAGGTGCAGGTAGCGTATTTGGTATCACCATCCTGCAAACCGTACAAAACGGTGGTTGGTACGTTCCCAACGGCTTGCTGTTACTGCCACCTTCGGCGTTCTTTATTATCGGTCTACTGATTTGGGTTCTGCGTTCCGTCAACCCCGAGCAGGTAGAAGATAATGAGTTCAAAATGAAGGAAAACACCAAGCCCAAGGAGGCCGTGTAA